A stretch of Corallococcus silvisoli DNA encodes these proteins:
- a CDS encoding D-alanine--D-alanine ligase: MGKRVGVLMGGWGEEREISLKTGEAVVAALETLGHAVTRVFAGPGLDRALRSAELDVAFLALHGRMGEDGRVQGLLELLELPYTGSGVLASALAMDKPMAKKLFQLHNLATPRGYRVGRADVERALELHGDSGFPCVVKPAKGGSSVGLSVVHDAGALVPAVAQACRFGGEALVERFVRGQEVTVGILGDAVLGSCEVSFPREGFDYEAKYKGGSQYFLPPRLSDTRRVNVESLALAAYRALGCRGYGRVDLLCSDTENDVVLEVNTLPGFTPTSLLPKIAAHAGLDFPELVQGVLDRATRDEAQVAEAAPLPVTPAPLRVAR; the protein is encoded by the coding sequence ATGGGCAAGCGCGTGGGAGTGCTGATGGGCGGGTGGGGCGAGGAGCGGGAGATTTCGCTCAAGACGGGGGAGGCCGTGGTGGCGGCCCTGGAGACGCTGGGCCACGCCGTCACGCGCGTCTTCGCGGGTCCGGGGCTGGACCGGGCGCTGCGCTCGGCGGAGCTCGACGTGGCCTTCCTCGCGCTGCATGGCCGCATGGGGGAGGACGGCCGCGTGCAGGGCCTGCTGGAGCTGTTGGAGCTGCCGTACACCGGCTCCGGCGTGCTGGCCTCCGCGCTGGCCATGGACAAGCCCATGGCGAAGAAGCTCTTCCAACTGCACAACCTGGCCACCCCTCGGGGCTACCGGGTGGGCCGCGCGGACGTGGAGCGCGCGCTGGAGCTTCACGGCGACAGCGGCTTCCCTTGCGTGGTGAAGCCCGCGAAGGGCGGCTCGTCCGTGGGCCTGTCCGTGGTGCACGACGCCGGGGCCCTGGTGCCCGCGGTGGCCCAGGCCTGCCGCTTCGGGGGCGAGGCCCTGGTGGAGCGCTTCGTCCGGGGGCAGGAGGTGACGGTGGGCATCCTCGGCGACGCGGTGCTGGGCAGCTGCGAGGTGTCCTTCCCGCGCGAGGGCTTCGACTACGAGGCCAAGTACAAGGGCGGCTCCCAGTACTTCCTCCCCCCCCGCCTGTCCGACACGCGCCGCGTCAACGTGGAGTCGCTCGCGCTGGCCGCGTACCGCGCCCTGGGCTGCCGGGGGTACGGCCGCGTGGACCTGTTGTGCTCGGACACGGAGAATGACGTGGTGCTGGAGGTGAACACCCTCCCGGGCTTCACCCCCACCAGCCTCCTGCCGAAGATCGCCGCCCACGCCGGCCTGGACTTCCCGGAGCTGGTGCAGGGGGTCCTCGACCGCGCCACCCGCGACGAGGCCCAGGTCGCGGAGGCGGCCCCCCTCCCGGTGACCCCGGCGCCCCTGCGTGTCGCCCGCTAG
- a CDS encoding cellulose synthase family protein: MTTVEIIFLAVYFSLLSVLGVYGSHRYRMAFLYYRHKFKLPTPNGTLTALPRVTIQLPIFNEMYVVERLVESVCRIDYPRELLEIQVLDDSTDETCAIARACVERHRQKGHDIVYIHRVNRQGFKAGALENGLKLATGEYVAVFDADFVPSPDFLMRTVPFFADAKVGMVQVRWGHLNREFSILTQAQSIFLDGHFIIEHTARNRAGCFFNFNGTAGIWRRSTISDAGGWQHDTLTEDLDLSYRAQLKGWQFVFLPEVISPAEVPVDMNAFKSQQHRWAKGSIQTAKKLLPTILKSDLPLLVKREAFFHLTNNMAYLLMVLLSVLMPISMVVRFQHGLYGTLFLDLPFFITATASVCVFYVAAQRERGAKGWERFKYLPFLMSLGIGLAINNAKAVGEALLNQQSGFARTPKTGAEGKSVKAVKKSYRGSKTLMPVVELLFAAYFTGALWFAIDARIYTSVPFIVLFQAGFLYVGVSSLLQGLAGRVKVADAAPAVTSPEEQPRQAA; this comes from the coding sequence ATGACCACCGTCGAGATCATCTTCCTGGCTGTCTACTTCAGCCTGCTAAGCGTACTGGGGGTCTACGGATCCCACCGGTATCGCATGGCGTTCCTGTACTACCGCCACAAGTTCAAGTTGCCCACGCCCAACGGCACGCTGACGGCGCTGCCCCGGGTGACCATCCAGCTGCCCATCTTCAATGAGATGTACGTGGTGGAGCGCCTGGTGGAGTCGGTGTGCCGCATCGACTATCCGCGCGAGCTGCTGGAGATCCAGGTGCTGGACGACTCCACGGACGAGACGTGCGCCATCGCGCGCGCGTGCGTGGAGCGCCACCGTCAGAAGGGCCACGACATCGTCTACATCCACCGCGTCAACCGCCAGGGCTTCAAGGCGGGCGCGCTGGAGAACGGCCTGAAGCTGGCCACGGGCGAGTACGTGGCGGTGTTCGACGCGGACTTCGTCCCCAGCCCCGACTTCCTGATGCGCACGGTGCCCTTCTTCGCGGACGCGAAGGTGGGCATGGTGCAGGTGCGCTGGGGCCACCTGAACCGTGAGTTCTCCATCCTCACGCAGGCCCAGAGCATCTTCCTGGACGGGCACTTCATCATCGAGCACACCGCGCGCAACCGCGCCGGCTGCTTCTTCAACTTCAACGGCACGGCGGGCATCTGGCGCCGCTCCACCATCTCCGACGCGGGCGGCTGGCAGCACGACACGCTCACGGAGGACCTGGACCTGTCCTACCGCGCCCAGCTGAAGGGCTGGCAGTTCGTGTTCCTCCCGGAGGTCATCTCCCCGGCGGAGGTGCCGGTGGACATGAACGCCTTCAAGAGCCAGCAGCACCGCTGGGCCAAGGGCTCCATCCAGACGGCGAAGAAGCTGCTGCCCACCATCCTCAAGAGCGACCTGCCGCTCCTGGTGAAGCGCGAGGCCTTCTTCCACCTCACCAACAACATGGCCTACCTGTTGATGGTGCTCCTGTCCGTGCTGATGCCCATCAGCATGGTGGTGCGCTTCCAGCACGGCCTGTACGGCACGCTGTTCCTGGACCTGCCCTTCTTCATCACCGCGACGGCCAGCGTCTGCGTCTTCTACGTGGCCGCCCAGCGCGAGCGCGGCGCGAAGGGCTGGGAGCGCTTCAAGTACCTGCCCTTCCTGATGAGCCTGGGCATCGGCCTGGCCATCAACAACGCCAAGGCCGTGGGCGAGGCGCTGCTCAACCAGCAGTCGGGGTTCGCGCGCACGCCGAAGACGGGCGCCGAGGGCAAGAGCGTCAAGGCCGTGAAGAAGAGCTACCGGGGCAGCAAGACGCTGATGCCGGTGGTGGAGCTGCTCTTCGCCGCCTACTTCACCGGGGCGCTGTGGTTCGCCATCGACGCGCGCATCTACACGTCGGTGCCCTTCATCGTCCTGTTCCAGGCGGGCTTCCTCTACGTCGGCGTGTCCAGCCTGCTGCAGGGGCTGGCGGGCCGGGTGAAGGTGGCGGACGCCGCCCCCGCCGTGACGTCCCCCGAGGAGCAGCCGCGCCAGGCGGCCTGA
- a CDS encoding PEGA domain-containing protein encodes MSLRRFAILSLVASLALPSAVFAQEDDLLAPTEETKPSKSKGKTTKTAKPKATVKRKAPPKKERVSTRKGKPAVTPTVDDAPPAKATLALKLGSNARGAKVTVDGQEVNPQTPLELTPGEHTVVARRQNYLDFTQQVTLAPGLATELTVSLDAATGFATLRADVLRSVVFVDGTRVGVAPIENYALSQGPHEIEFRGPGLKDVKNINVRAGQLYVVEGRLRPSANTTTAVARGDDTPRTPVLEPTTSTAQVEQPGLALGTEQPPELKESTSKSWYQRWYVWVGVGVVAAAAGAGAYAATRSPAALTPGQVCGGECDGSIGFSGLRPAPAANALRF; translated from the coding sequence ATGAGTCTTCGCCGCTTCGCCATCCTGTCGCTTGTTGCCTCCCTGGCGCTGCCCTCCGCGGTGTTCGCCCAGGAGGATGATCTCCTCGCCCCCACGGAGGAAACCAAGCCCTCGAAGTCCAAGGGCAAGACGACCAAGACGGCGAAGCCGAAGGCGACGGTGAAGCGCAAGGCTCCGCCCAAGAAGGAGCGGGTGAGCACGCGCAAGGGCAAGCCCGCCGTGACGCCCACGGTCGACGACGCTCCCCCAGCGAAGGCCACCCTGGCGCTCAAGCTGGGCAGCAACGCGCGCGGCGCGAAGGTCACCGTGGATGGCCAGGAGGTGAACCCCCAGACGCCGCTGGAGCTGACGCCGGGTGAGCACACCGTCGTGGCCCGCCGTCAGAACTACCTGGACTTCACCCAGCAGGTCACGCTGGCGCCGGGCCTCGCGACGGAGCTGACCGTGTCCCTGGACGCGGCGACGGGCTTCGCCACCCTGCGCGCGGACGTGCTCCGCTCCGTGGTGTTCGTGGACGGCACGCGCGTGGGCGTCGCCCCCATCGAGAACTACGCCCTGTCCCAGGGGCCGCACGAAATCGAGTTCCGCGGGCCGGGCCTCAAGGACGTGAAGAACATCAACGTGCGCGCCGGCCAGCTCTACGTGGTCGAGGGCCGCCTGCGTCCGTCGGCCAACACGACGACGGCTGTGGCGCGGGGGGATGACACGCCGCGCACGCCCGTGCTGGAGCCGACGACGTCCACGGCGCAGGTGGAGCAGCCGGGCCTGGCGCTGGGCACCGAGCAGCCTCCCGAGCTGAAGGAGAGCACCAGCAAGTCCTGGTACCAGCGCTGGTACGTCTGGGTAGGCGTGGGCGTGGTGGCCGCCGCGGCGGGCGCGGGCGCCTACGCGGCGACCCGGAGCCCCGCGGCGCTGACCCCGGGCCAGGTGTGCGGCGGGGAGTGCGACGGCTCCATCGGCTTCTCGGGCCTGCGCCCGGCGCCGGCCGCGAACGCCCTGCGGTTCTGA
- a CDS encoding M1 family aminopeptidase, which yields MRTLPGWWLLCVLVASPVGAAPPAAAPPAIPGAGSVAPEVQLCLQHLKPSERDRAAKALGPLESVPLYRVQLEVSPKERRVWGKVQVELVAKGPRPLTELYLRLTPNTRSRQVTLSGAKVNGKAVALELGPEPTLQRVVVEPPVAPGGTVSLEVAVKGTVPKAAPGAESLLGAGGLLGGAGAKGGADDHGAFSATADVLSLVGVVPQVPPVDDQGQPWAGPQGMGDLALYEPAHVLATLTVPSGWAAHATGTPLGEVPERDGRVRYSFAAAAVRDFPVLVTRGYTAATATVNGVTVESHFAPQDAASGKRVLKYASQALTEFEKRLGPLPYTHFRVVQAPLSGGAGGMEFPGLVTVATSLYRAKQDPLKMLAGMPGMEAFEDLLDAQGAGLLAQMGAQVGESLERTLEFTVAHEVAHQYFAGLVGSDPIREPVVDESLAQYAALLYMEWAHGPEVAESLRNEALVMPYQFFRMTGGRDGRADRPTGDFDGGELEYGALVYGKAPLLHHASRELVGDAAFFKALRAYVDTYRFKWACKACFTQELAKASPVNAKALGRLRVRWWEEAHGDEDLGAADLQGLMEAMGGSGGLGGVKLDAQTQALLEQLLPQLMGP from the coding sequence ATGCGGACCCTCCCCGGATGGTGGCTGCTGTGTGTGCTGGTCGCGAGCCCCGTGGGCGCGGCGCCTCCCGCCGCGGCGCCTCCCGCCATCCCGGGCGCGGGCAGCGTGGCGCCAGAGGTGCAGCTGTGCCTCCAGCACCTGAAGCCCTCGGAGCGGGACCGGGCCGCGAAGGCGCTGGGGCCGCTGGAGTCCGTGCCGCTCTACCGCGTGCAGCTGGAGGTGTCGCCGAAGGAGCGACGGGTGTGGGGCAAGGTGCAGGTGGAGCTGGTGGCGAAGGGCCCCAGGCCCCTCACGGAGCTGTACCTCCGGCTGACGCCCAACACCCGCTCCCGCCAGGTGACGCTCTCCGGCGCGAAGGTCAACGGGAAGGCCGTGGCGCTGGAGCTGGGGCCGGAGCCCACCCTGCAACGCGTGGTGGTGGAGCCGCCGGTGGCCCCGGGAGGCACGGTGTCGCTGGAGGTCGCGGTGAAGGGCACGGTGCCGAAGGCGGCTCCAGGCGCGGAGTCGCTGCTGGGCGCGGGCGGGCTGCTGGGGGGCGCCGGCGCGAAGGGCGGCGCGGACGACCACGGGGCCTTCTCCGCCACGGCGGACGTACTGAGCCTGGTGGGCGTGGTGCCGCAGGTGCCCCCGGTGGATGACCAGGGCCAGCCGTGGGCCGGCCCGCAGGGGATGGGGGACCTGGCGCTGTACGAGCCCGCGCACGTGCTGGCCACGCTCACCGTGCCCTCGGGCTGGGCGGCGCACGCCACCGGGACGCCCCTGGGGGAGGTGCCCGAGCGCGACGGCCGGGTGCGCTACAGCTTCGCGGCGGCGGCGGTGCGCGACTTCCCGGTGCTGGTGACGCGCGGCTACACCGCCGCCACCGCCACGGTGAACGGCGTCACGGTGGAGAGCCACTTCGCGCCCCAGGACGCGGCGTCCGGCAAGCGCGTGCTCAAGTACGCGTCGCAGGCCCTGACGGAGTTCGAGAAGCGCCTGGGCCCGCTGCCCTACACCCACTTCCGCGTGGTGCAGGCGCCCTTGAGCGGGGGCGCGGGAGGGATGGAGTTCCCCGGGCTCGTCACGGTGGCGACGTCGCTCTACCGCGCGAAGCAGGACCCCCTGAAGATGCTGGCGGGCATGCCCGGCATGGAGGCCTTCGAGGACCTGCTGGACGCGCAGGGCGCGGGGCTGCTGGCCCAGATGGGCGCCCAGGTGGGCGAGTCGCTGGAGCGCACGCTGGAGTTCACCGTGGCGCACGAGGTGGCGCACCAGTACTTCGCGGGGCTCGTGGGCTCGGACCCCATCCGAGAGCCGGTGGTGGACGAGTCCCTGGCGCAGTACGCCGCGCTCCTCTACATGGAATGGGCCCACGGCCCGGAGGTCGCCGAGTCCCTGCGCAACGAGGCCCTGGTGATGCCCTACCAGTTCTTCCGGATGACCGGAGGCCGCGACGGCCGCGCGGACCGCCCCACGGGCGACTTCGACGGGGGCGAGCTGGAGTACGGCGCGCTCGTGTACGGCAAGGCGCCGCTGCTGCATCACGCGTCGCGCGAGCTCGTGGGGGACGCCGCCTTCTTCAAGGCCCTGCGCGCGTACGTGGACACGTACCGCTTCAAGTGGGCGTGCAAGGCGTGCTTCACGCAGGAGCTGGCGAAGGCGAGCCCCGTGAACGCGAAGGCGCTGGGGCGGCTGCGCGTGCGCTGGTGGGAGGAGGCCCACGGCGACGAGGACCTGGGCGCGGCGGACCTCCAGGGGCTGATGGAGGCCATGGGAGGCTCGGGCGGCCTGGGCGGCGTGAAGCTGGACGCCCAGACGCAGGCGCTGCTGGAGCAGCTGCTGCCCCAGCTCATGGGGCCCTGA
- the ftsY gene encoding signal recognition particle-docking protein FtsY, giving the protein MKTPNALDALLAQVPPAPSPAPTPGGGTTQPGTGTPPQTGLTGGDVVGIGGAAVLLVLVVVAARKLFGRKRAPEAPRKPQEEAPPQLPAERPELRVELPPSEAELALRRELDTAHAHTEDLRRQRETASFAAHDAKDGAERTRLEAEVRALKEREEEAKRVEYRAKKAVDDETRERRKREQVEAVRLREEAVAQEAAQAEAARQAEAAAQRAKVEAEGGHTLAQGLDRTKTQGFMARLNGLFGQQRAMDESVLAELEDILFTADIGVRTADHLVSVARDKLKRSELKDPERIKDAIREEVARMVDLPVPRSLEGGGPPHVVMVVGVNGAGKTTTIGKLAAQLTGKGQKVVLAAGDTFRAAATEQLDVWAERAGAQLVKGVDGGDPGGVVFEAVKKAQAEGADVLIADTAGRMHNKAGLMEELKKVKRVLGKALPGAPHEVLLVLDATNGQNAIQQAKQFHEDVGVTAIALTKLDGTAKGGVIIGICDELKLPVVWVGVGEKIADLRRFEPREFVRALFD; this is encoded by the coding sequence ATGAAGACCCCGAACGCCCTCGACGCGCTCCTGGCGCAGGTGCCTCCCGCCCCCTCCCCTGCCCCCACTCCCGGCGGCGGGACGACGCAGCCGGGCACGGGCACCCCGCCCCAGACCGGGCTCACCGGCGGCGACGTGGTGGGCATTGGCGGCGCGGCCGTCCTGCTGGTCCTGGTGGTCGTGGCGGCGCGCAAGCTGTTCGGCCGCAAGCGCGCGCCGGAGGCCCCCCGCAAGCCCCAGGAGGAGGCCCCTCCCCAGCTGCCCGCCGAGCGCCCCGAGCTGCGCGTGGAGCTGCCGCCCTCGGAGGCGGAGCTGGCCCTGCGCCGGGAGCTGGACACCGCCCACGCCCACACGGAGGACCTCCGCCGCCAGCGGGAGACGGCCTCGTTCGCCGCCCACGACGCGAAGGACGGCGCCGAGCGCACCCGCCTGGAGGCCGAGGTCCGCGCCCTCAAGGAGCGCGAAGAAGAGGCCAAGCGCGTCGAGTACCGCGCGAAGAAGGCCGTCGACGACGAGACGCGCGAGCGCCGGAAGCGGGAGCAGGTGGAGGCGGTGCGCCTGCGCGAGGAGGCCGTGGCCCAGGAGGCCGCCCAGGCGGAGGCCGCCCGTCAGGCGGAGGCCGCGGCCCAGCGCGCCAAGGTGGAGGCGGAGGGCGGCCACACGCTGGCGCAGGGCCTGGACCGCACGAAGACCCAGGGCTTCATGGCGCGGCTCAACGGGCTGTTCGGCCAGCAGCGCGCGATGGACGAGTCCGTGCTGGCGGAGCTGGAGGACATCCTCTTCACCGCCGACATCGGCGTGCGCACCGCCGACCACCTGGTCTCGGTGGCCCGCGACAAGCTCAAGCGTTCGGAGCTGAAGGACCCGGAGCGCATCAAGGACGCCATCCGCGAGGAGGTGGCGCGGATGGTGGACCTGCCCGTGCCGCGCTCGCTGGAGGGCGGGGGCCCGCCGCACGTGGTGATGGTGGTGGGCGTCAACGGCGCCGGGAAGACGACGACCATCGGCAAGCTGGCCGCGCAGCTCACCGGCAAGGGGCAGAAGGTGGTGCTCGCCGCGGGTGACACCTTCCGCGCCGCCGCCACCGAACAGCTGGACGTGTGGGCCGAGCGCGCCGGGGCGCAGCTCGTCAAGGGTGTGGATGGCGGCGACCCTGGCGGCGTCGTCTTCGAGGCGGTGAAGAAGGCCCAGGCGGAGGGCGCCGACGTCCTCATCGCGGACACCGCGGGCCGCATGCACAACAAGGCCGGGCTCATGGAGGAGCTCAAGAAGGTCAAGCGCGTGCTGGGCAAGGCGCTGCCCGGCGCGCCCCATGAGGTGCTCCTCGTGCTGGACGCCACCAACGGGCAGAACGCCATCCAGCAGGCCAAGCAGTTCCACGAGGACGTGGGCGTCACCGCCATCGCGCTCACCAAGCTGGACGGCACCGCCAAGGGCGGCGTCATCATCGGCATCTGCGACGAGCTGAAGCTGCCCGTGGTCTGGGTGGGCGTGGGCGAGAAGATCGCCGACCTGCGCCGCTTCGAGCCGCGTGAGTTCGTGCGGGCGCTGTTCGACTGA
- a CDS encoding AAA family ATPase: MEAIIFTGIQGTGKSTFYRERYFTTHVRLSLDMLKTRHREKVLLRACLEAKQPFVVDNTNPTVAERSRYIAAAKDAGFRVVGCYFQSKVADALLRNEQRPLEQRVPVVGVLGTYRRLQVPSPEEGFDALFFIRLSQDGFVVEEWQREVR, translated from the coding sequence GTGGAAGCGATCATCTTCACGGGCATCCAGGGAACGGGGAAGAGCACCTTCTACCGGGAGCGCTACTTCACCACCCACGTCCGCCTGAGCCTGGACATGCTCAAGACGCGGCACCGGGAGAAGGTGCTGCTCCGCGCGTGCCTGGAAGCGAAGCAGCCCTTCGTGGTGGACAACACCAACCCCACGGTGGCGGAGCGCTCGCGGTACATCGCTGCCGCGAAGGACGCCGGCTTCCGCGTGGTGGGCTGCTACTTCCAGTCGAAGGTCGCGGACGCGCTCCTTCGCAATGAGCAGCGCCCCCTGGAGCAGCGCGTGCCGGTGGTGGGCGTGCTCGGCACCTACCGGCGCTTGCAGGTCCCCAGCCCCGAGGAGGGGTTCGACGCGCTGTTCTTCATCCGGCTGTCTCAGGACGGCTTTGTCGTGGAGGAGTGGCAACGTGAAGTTCGATGA
- a CDS encoding tRNA(His) guanylyltransferase Thg1 family protein: MKFDELDERMRVFETAHDLCVLPGVFMVARIDGRGFTRLTKEVHAFESPFDVRVRDMMVATTEHLMNCGFRILYGYTQSDEISLLFHPDEDTFGRKTRKLNSILAGEASAKFSLLLGGLAAFDCRICELPNAELVRDYFRWRNEDAHRNALNGHCYWSLRREGKGVDEATNTLVGLSVAQKNELLFQRGIQFNDLPNWQKRGTGLYREAYEKEARNPRTGAAVRVERRRLKVDFELPMKDAYGAFILSLLEGQDR, encoded by the coding sequence GTGAAGTTCGATGAGCTGGACGAGCGGATGCGCGTCTTCGAGACCGCGCACGACCTGTGCGTGCTTCCCGGCGTGTTCATGGTGGCCCGAATCGATGGGCGCGGCTTCACGCGCCTGACGAAGGAGGTGCACGCATTCGAGAGCCCCTTCGACGTGCGCGTCCGGGACATGATGGTCGCGACGACCGAGCACCTGATGAACTGCGGGTTCCGGATCCTCTACGGCTACACGCAGAGCGATGAGATCTCGCTGCTCTTCCACCCGGACGAGGACACGTTCGGGAGGAAGACGCGCAAGCTCAACTCCATCCTCGCGGGCGAGGCGAGCGCGAAGTTCTCCCTGCTCCTGGGCGGCCTGGCCGCGTTCGACTGCCGCATCTGCGAGCTGCCGAACGCGGAGCTCGTGCGCGACTACTTCCGCTGGCGCAACGAGGACGCGCACCGCAACGCGCTGAACGGGCACTGCTACTGGAGCCTGCGCCGGGAAGGCAAGGGCGTGGACGAGGCCACGAACACGCTCGTGGGCCTGTCGGTGGCGCAGAAGAACGAGCTGCTGTTCCAGCGAGGCATCCAGTTCAACGACCTGCCGAACTGGCAGAAGCGGGGGACGGGGCTCTACCGGGAGGCGTACGAGAAGGAGGCTCGCAACCCGAGGACAGGAGCGGCGGTCCGCGTGGAGCGCCGTCGCCTCAAGGTCGACTTCGAGCTGCCGATGAAGGACGCGTACGGTGCCTTCATCCTGTCCCTGCTGGAGGGACAGGACCGATGA